The following coding sequences are from one Musa acuminata AAA Group cultivar baxijiao chromosome BXJ1-6, Cavendish_Baxijiao_AAA, whole genome shotgun sequence window:
- the LOC135677517 gene encoding BTB/POZ and TAZ domain-containing protein 4-like, which yields MADQRWEMSIHRCCPQPPPVLSLAATSNNCEKLAKHSCCMADNLTRDLLHRLFADGYRADVGVYTNDGIILAHASILGMASPVIKTMLKQSKRRGGRRRAISIRGVPHNAVRIFLRFLYTSCYEEEEMNEFVLHLLVLSHAFVIPSLKMVCVQQLERGLLTTENAVDALQLARLCDAPRLCLLCHRLIVKQFKEVSASGGWKVMRQSDPVLEKELLESVTDDDSSKIERVRKIEERKIYLQLHEAMEALVHICRDGCRTIGPHDKVLKQNAAPCNFPACKGLEALVRHFAGCKNRVLGGCTHCKRMWQLLELHSRLCSQVDGCKVPLCRHFKERLRQQSKKDEVKWKLLVSKVQEAADFSRARVHSSVVVVCTQPQLTFH from the exons ATGGCAGATCAGAGGTGGGAGATGAGCATCCATAGGTGCTGCCCGCAGCCACCGCCAGTCCTAAGTTTAGCTGCTACCAGCAACAACTGCGAGAAGCTGGCCAAGCACAGCTGCTGCATGGCTGACAACCTGACCAGGGATCTACTCCACCGGCTCTTCGCCGACGGATACCGAGCCGATGTCGGCGTCTACACCAACGACGGCATCATTCTGGCCCACGCCAGCATTCTT GGCATGGCTTCCCCGGTGATCAAGACCATGCTGAAGCAGTCCAAGAGAAGAGGAGGGCGTCGGAGGGCGATCTCCATCCGCGGTGTTCCTCACAATGCCGTCCGCATCTTTCTTCGCTTCCTCTACACATCATG CTACGAGGAGGAAGAGATGAACGAGTTCGTGCTGCATCTGCTGGTGCTGTCGCATGCATTCGTGATCCCATCATTGAAGATGGTGTGCGTGCAGCAGCTGGAGAGAGGCCTGCTCACCACGGAGAACGCGGTGGACGCGTTGCAGCTCGCGAGGCTCTGCGACGCGCCCCGCCTCTGCCTCCTCTGCCACCGGTTGATAGTGAAGCAGTTCAAGGAGGTGTCTGCTTCCGGGGGGTGGAAGGTGATGAGGCAGAGTGACCCCGTGCTCGAGAAGGAGCTTCTCGAGTCGGTGACCGATGACGATTCA AGCAAGATCGAGAGAGTGAGGAAGATAGAGGAGAGGAAGATCTACCTGCAGCTGCACGAAGCGATGGAGGCGCTGGTCCACATCTGCAGGGACGGGTGCCGCACCATCGGGCCTCACGACAAGGTTCTGAAGCAGAACGCGGCGCCCTGCAACTTCCCCGCCTGCAAAGGCCTAGAAGCGTTGGTCCGCCACTTCGCCGGCTGCAAGAACCGAGTGCTCGGTGGCTGCACCCACTGCAAGAGGATGTGGCAGCTTCTCGAGCTCCACTCGCGGCTGTGCTCGCAGGTGGACGGGTGCAAAGTCCCACTTTGCAG GCATTTCAAGGAGAGGTTGAGGCAGCAGAGCAAGAAGGACGAGGTGAAGTGGAAACTGTTGGTGAGCAAAGTGCAGGAGGCGGCGGACTTCTCGCGGGCACGCGTTCACTCGTCGGTGGTGGTGGTGTGCACGCAGCCCCAGCTCACGTTTCATTGA
- the LOC135585369 gene encoding uncharacterized protein LOC135585369, whose translation MRKLKFHEKKLLKKVNFIEYKREGGHREALVTRRYHLTERDDYKKYSSICRMVQKLVHVLKQMDPRDPFRIEMTDALLEKLYNMGVISTKKSLAKCDKLSVSSFCRRRLATVLVYLKFAEHLREAVTYIEQGHIRVGPDVVTDPAFLVTRNMEDFVTWVDSSKIKRKVMEYNERLDDYDVLNA comes from the exons ATGAGGAAGTTGAAGTTCCACGAGAAAAAGCTCCTCAAGAAGGTCAATTTCATCGAGTACAAACGCGAGGGCGGCCACCGAGAAGCCCTCGTCACGCGCCGTTACCACCTCACCGAGAGAGATGACTACAAGAA GTATTCGAGTATATGCAGGATGGTGCAGAAGCTAGTGCACGTCTTGAAGCAAATGGATCCCAGAGACCCTTTCCGTATCGAGATGACAGATGCCCTGCTGGAAAAGCT TTATAATATGGGTGTAATCTCAACAAAAAAGAGCTTGGCCAAGTGTGACAAACTCTCAGTTAGTTCCTTCTGTAG ACGCAGGCTGGCTACTGTTTTGGTGTACCTAAAGTTTGCTGAGCATCTTAGGGAGGCTGTAACATACATCGAACAAGGCCACATCCGGGTAGGGCCAGATGTGGTGACAGATCCGGCATTTCTCGTGACAAGGAACATGGAGGACTTTGTGACCTGGGTGGATTCTTCCAAGATCAAGAGGAAGGTGATGGAGTATAATGAAAGATTGGATGACTACGATGTGCTGAATGCTTAA